The segment AAGGAATTCGGAAATTGAAAACATGATAGGGCATTAGATGGAATTGCAGATAAAACATATTTCAGCATCACTTCTTTTCCTACTGGACTTAGAAGTTATTTTTCCatccttttattttgaatttcaccCTATCTTTAATAAACTCTAGCATTTTTATCTTAGATCTTCCAACTACCGCAGGAAGCCCCAGATATAACCCTATGTTATTTAATTGTAGTTGTCCTAACACTTCATTAGTACTATCTTTATCAATATCAAAACAATTTTTACTAAAGAAAATAGCTGATTTAGTGAAGTTTACCATTTGTCCCGAACACTTCTCATAAGTTAATAACATTTCAGAGATTTTTTGAGCGTTTTGGGTATTCGCCTTACAAAAGATAAATGAGTCATCAgcgaaaaaaataaatgattaattgtAGGACCTCCTCTATTTAAGCTTAACCCTTGTATATCCCCACATAATTCTGCATGATTTATGAGTCTAGAGAGACCTTCAGCACATAAGAGGAAAAGATATGGAGAAAGTGGTTCTCATTGCCTTAATCTTCTAGTAGGTTTCACTCCTCCCGCTATGTCCCCattaacattaaatttaaatgttgGGGTGGTGATGTATTGCATAATCtaattaataaaagtttcatgGGAACCCATTTTAGcaagtaatttttaaatataaattcacTCAACTCGATCATAAGCTTTAGCCATATCTAGCTTAAGGGCCATATATTTTTGTAATCCACGTCTTTTACTTTTAAGAAGATGAATGAACTCATGCGCTAGAAAAACATTATCTACTATTTGTCGTTTTCCAATAAAAGCAGATTGATTTGGAGAGATAATATTGGGTAGGTAGACTTTCAGTCTCTTAACAATAATTTTAGCAATAATTTTGTACATTGTAGATCATAAACTTATGGGTCGAAATTGACTCACATCACTAGGATTTTTCACTTTAGGGATCAAATTTATATGAGTCTGATTCCAAGAAGGTAGCAGATATCCTAAATTAAAAAGCTTTTTACAACTTCATAAATATCAACGGAGATAATATTCCAATACCTTTGAAAGAAGAAGGGTGTCATTCCGTCTACTCCTGGAGCTTTTAAAGGATGCATATCAAAATCTGCTTACTTAATTTCCTTGTTTGTTATTCCTCTAGTTAGCATATCATTATCCGAATCATCTACTAAGGTAGGAACTAGATTAAGAACGTGATCAAAATCCGTAGGTCGGGAAgtagttaataaatttttataaaaatttttacCTCTATTACAATATCATTATGATCAGAAATCCAACTTCCATCATCTAAAATAAGCCCCTTAATATTGTTACACTTACGCCTTTGAATCGTTTTCATATGAAAAAAAAGTGTTCTTATCGCCTTCCAAAAGCCATAAGGTTCTAGATTTTTGTTTCCAATAAGCTTCTTCATCCTTATACACATGTCCTAATTCTTTGCGAAGCAGCCTTAATTTATTAAGATCAAAATTACTTGGGTCGTTCTTCAAATCATCGATTCTACTTTTAATCCCTTGAattcttttcttaaagttttcactACCCCTCGAAGCAAAGCTAATAAATAAGTTCGACAATtctttagtttaaatatattattttggattGTTGATACCCTCCACCAAAGCTATTCCATGATCGATCAATAGTTCTATTTACCTCTTCCTTGTCACTCCAACGCTTATCAAAATAGAACCTTctctttttttcctaaaattaatcTCTGTGTTCAGTAACAAAGCACTATGATCAGAAGCCTCTGTTTCTATGTGAATTGTATTTGCAAGGCTGAAATCTAATCTCCAACCCGACGAGCTTATGATTCTATCTAGTCTCTCTTGAATTATACCATCATGTTCTCTAAAGCACCACCTAGTCCACGATGTTCTAGTGAAGTCTAAATCTATTGCTCCTATATCCCATAAAAAGCTTTTAAAATCTCGAAAGGAAAAGATCTCCCTTAATCTACCTCCCAATTTTTCAGAATTATCTATGATATCATTAAAATCCCCTGCCATTACTCATAGCAATCCCCACCTAGTTGATCTATATAACAATTCTTGTAATTGAGTTCTACGAATAGTTTTATCAGTACTTAAATAAACAAAGATATGCCAATATTTATAATCATCTACCAAGTCATGAATGTATGTTTCAATATAAAAAGATGTTGAATTAGATTGACATACCTGAATATTGCCATTCCAAAATAAGCATAATCCTCATGCTAGTCCAACTGGATCCACCGTTATAGTGTGTGTCATATGTAGTTGTCTTTGAATTCTCATTACCATTGTTTCTCGATTATTTGTTTCACTTAAGAAGATCATATTCGGGGAGTGGAGACGCATTGTCTTCTTTAGAAAGGGAACTGTCAAGGACCCCCCAAGGCCTCGACAATTCCACACCAAAGTCTTCATTGTGAAGAGGGAAGCCATTTGGGGCTGGCTTCCCGATCCACCAcatctttttgtttcttagaaCTTTTGTTGTTCATCTGATTATCATCACCTTTACGTTTACCACCCAAATTTTGATTGCACCCATCATTAATCTGCACATCAAACAAATTATTCTTTAGATCAATTGTTTTCAATTCTTGTGACCATTTTGtttagcaataatatttttcgaAGTTGGATCATTAGCTATTTTTGTTGTCCCTATTACAGAAGATGCTTACACATTTTTTGAGAAGTAGAGAATACCTGTCTTAGTGTCCAATTTTGCAGTCTCCTCTTGCATCATTTGGTTGGTAACATTCGGATCTTGTAGTCTTGCTTCTGCCTCTTTTTGTTTATCGAACCATCTTTCAATATCATCATGATCAAACGTATCTCCCAAGTCCATCTTCGCTAACCAATAATATTCTCGTGCTTCTCTGCCTCCTATTGTGTTGGCAAAAACGGGTTCTTCCAGTTCAACGTGTTGCTCCTGATGTACAACATATAACAGTTCATTCTCATTGTTGTTTTTCAGATCATAGTCAACTACACGAGCAGTCCCCTGAACTGTATCATTAGTTTTCTGCTCAGCCGATTTAGCTCTTTCCGAAAGAGATCCTTTATAGAGATTCTCAAAGAATTGGTGTGGCGCGAAGGCCGGGTGATTATTATTGTTTTCAGACTTGGAGCCAAAtctcatatatattaaatatgtgaGACTTAGTATGGAGATCTAGTTGCCATTGATGAATGTTCAGCAAATATTTATCATAGAGCCATGGTGTTCCATACAATACTTTTTTCATGTCATCTTTGTATCGAAAAACAAACTGAAAGAGATTCCTCCAAACCAGTAAGACTTTAAGTCCTACAGGACTTCCCCAAACCAACGTCATTGTATTTTTCACCCCTAACACACTAACTTGTTTGTCTGCTATCACCTTTCCGAGAAGACTTACTTCACAATTTTTCATGCTCGACATGATATCTTGAACATCAATCTCAATTGAGTCCTTTTCCTCCTCCGTAAAAATAAACTTGTGAAGTCGATTCGTAATGTCGTCGGCCATCCTAAGAGCATTGTGCACGTAAGTTGAAAATCTGTTAATATGAGTTTTGGAGAATTTGGTTTGTATGAGAATTATAGAGCAACAAGGGAAAAACAGAGTCGAGATTGAACTAAAGGGATTAAACTTGGcagtttactttttttttttttgaatgaaagTTGGTGAACATGGATAACTAATGAGAAACGTGGGTAGTTATCTTCTTGTTTGTATGTAATAGGCATATGTGCAGCCCCCACTTTAAGGAGAAAAGAACTCTCACGTAGAGAGAAAAGAACCCTCAGTTTCCACGAgggattttttttgtaatatgtatgTTCATGTCCACTAGCGAATAAGTTAAAAACTCAAGATCTACaactactttttaaaaatttaatctaatatatatatttcataaatgagaaaatgagaaatactttagatatattttgagggatcacgactcacctaaagggtaaagtaattgagaagaaataaatctgaaaattactcttggagtaataaaattgaaatttactcatataatagtaaatcagaaatttactaaagcaaaaggcacatggcgtagtaaacttggagtttacgagtactactaattttattagttggcatgaattATTTAATCATCCCAAAGATGTGCGTActgagtaatggacatacattgaaaaactagaacattcttcaagaattttttccgttgcttgttctcgtgataaagttgattggatcaactaaagttgggactaaatccctaaattcttaaaagtataaaaggtgaatatggtcccgttcacctatcatgtgatatgattAAAAGatgcatttataaaataatcacatgtgcgtttgttgtcaacatgtagtttgacattcacaaaattgtttgtgcaaaaataattgagttaaaatcacaatttcagaatatgtaatcaagacaatttatcttgataatattgataaatactcaagATGATGTGACACTAAATGTATCAAATAGTAAAatcattgtttatgaaaataaagtttcatatgttgatatgaaataCGATATTacatacaaaagtaattgtacGCATTAGACcgataaattatgatcaaattttctttcaattaatTTATGGTCGaggaccaaatatttttcatctaattattttgatatgtggtatataatcaatgaatatacattGATGCACAAGGATAGATTCTccaaagattgagatatatgttagttgGTCTAACATAAAAGGGAGATCAGAAGCAACACAAGAGTTGTAAGTACTCTTATTGAATGTCTCTTAAGGATAGAGTCTAcgacatgcatgaagcatgatagactaatcaattctaaataaaataatccttgaaaaaggggtaggatcaaagaatcaaaatgatcataataagaagataatgtgctcttggagggcctacgacataacactttatgaaacctatgagaggggtagctacctaaaaataatgaagtgatgagatctcaataagttttgtCGTATTGTAAAtcgatacaaaatggtatatcgttgacgatatctttgatacaatagcgcgcaacattgtaaaagattatgaggacatgaattctacatctattaaagcatgcttgtgtagaaataattatcaagtgaaaagtggaatgatgcatcttggtaagcgtaaagcttatttgacttgcaattaggcactagaagatgtcataaATCTACTATTGAATGTTGTCACTTGAAAaaactaatatgaaaatatccaaTGGGTTCGAAATCTAGCATATACAAGGttttggaaaacttgtttattATTCTCATtaggattaaatagattcaaaatgcatagagcatatacaagtattgttatgcaagttgataactataattgaaactcttgaagagttttcaaaagacaacaaattatttgcttaaagaagttaaagtaaggaacttggagaaatctttgaccctgaaaggaagattcataaaaggagatagtAGAAAGCATATTTCCTCAATgtttttctacactcatgagctcccaagaatggtgatatgaacatgcaagaggtctgtttattattattgatttattcaccaagtctctatcaactacaactttcaagaagatggtgcacaaacttggaaaacgaagattctagtctctgaattgatgttgtcattaagggagttaatacgcgatgtactGTTTTTTCCTCACAATGTTTTGTCCCACTgagttttccttgtaaggtttttaatgaggcattcATAATgagtattattagatatgtataCTCTTTTTCATTCACTAGATTTTTTCcactgggttttatctagtaaggttttaacgtggcacataatctaccgacattcaagggggagtgttataaacaatttgtatcaTAGTGAacgtctaattatgtggagtccttgtaagATATGGTTAGAAATCCTACTtagggaccaagtaaggtttttcctataaataaagggttttcattcattgtaaataagatttgtgaaagatatataaatcctgaatatacttcaagagaaataagaagttttttctcttctctctactttttttttcctcttctaaatttatatagtttcataacagaatgtattttttgtaatttaatatcTTAAGATTTGTTATctcttatattataatataataatctttATTCAAGTGTAACCGACCAAGATAACTTGTTTCCAATTGAAACTATATGAATTTGAGTAAAAAATCCGTCTAAGTTCACTTTGTCCATTGTTTCTTATTTGGTGACAAATTATGGCATAGACTTCATGATGTGTTGCCACTTAATGATGAAGTTAAGGTATTCTTAATTCTAAAatctaacaaaaaattaatatatgtttCGTGTAGGTTTGGGTTTGAGAGTGTCAAACCGCCCAAACTCATATGAATGTGAAAAATGACTATAGTAAAATCTATTATTGATGTCATactctttattaattaaaataaattgatttggTAGTTGAAGCAATTTTATTAGTAATATGACACACAAGTCATACATATATGTTGTGTATGTCCTATTAGTATCACCGTACATACAATTATTTATATCATTGTATGTCGTCTTGTGTGTATGTATGAAAACTAGaaaatatgtatgtgtgtgtatatataatttaacaaataatCTTTCTATAATCTATTATTAGGGGCATTATTTAATAGTGCTATTTAAGAAAATTTCTCTAAATGTATAAATCTATCATCAGCATTGCGATCGTCATAAACCATGCACCCATCCACACAATAAAAGGGAAGATGCAAATTTAAAAAAGGCTATTTTCCAGGTAATTATGGAcgtattttttaattaaaaagtgaCTACCAGGATTTACTAATATAttgtatttgaaaaatcaaaatgtctgatcTATTAATGCATGCGTATGAACTATACAGTAGAAATgtcaaagcaaaaaaaaaaaaaagactttctTGGCAATATTGACTTAATTTAAAGagatataatttattaatttacaagTAATCTCAAATTGACTTGACGTGGCGCCAATTAAgcaaatattattgttatttgcTAAATAAATTAAGGATAGTACTTTACATTGCTTTATTCATTTCTTGCGTTAgagaaaatgaattaattacTAGCTTTCATTTCTTATATAATAGTTCAAAATCGATAGTGCATCATTACATTAATTACATATCTCTTTTGTGAATGAACTGAAAAAAACACTTcattaacataaattatttgtatatcGTCGCTTCAATCAAATTAACCTCATTTGATTCATCTTCATATGAACCATAATTATGTCTCTACAACTTCGAACAAACGACTACAACTTCACCACCCGATCATGATCTTACCGGCACCTCCGTGGAGCTGCTGCTAGGCTCGATCTccaaaattttctatattttagtGTTGAAGCTATTATCTCAGTGGATCGTATCAGTAAGACTAAACTCATCTTAAGATGAACTTTCTAGAAGTGGTGGTCCAGGTAGAAAACCGGGGCAGCACTGCTGTCTATCTGAAGGAGAGTTTCCTTCATGCACTTCCAGGACGATACGGACTTGTGATCCGAATCGCCCCGTTGAGCACAAAGGTTATCGCGGCGCATACCTTCTTTGCCCGCAATAAGTCCTTTGGTAGGCCCTCTACAGTAGAGGTTCATATAAACGGGAAATTTATTCAGCGATTGACTCCACAGACGTTCGTACATTTCCCAAAGATCATCGTTGACAATGGTTTTACTGATGGAGACGGATCAATCATCCGTGTGATTCATCCCCAACGACCTCTTGAGCTCTCTCGTCTAAGGTATGAACAAGTTTTATTATTGGTACGTATCATAATAAATCACATTTCTACTTTGATATGGTAAAGGGTCAAATATATACCCAGGGGTGGCTCTACGGCTCAAAGAAAAGGCAGTTATTAAATCAACTTGTTTTACCCATTCCCTCCgctatattatttttgtatagaatataaaataaaatatactatcATTTTCATGTTGATAACTTAATAATTTATTCATCTTGTTTATGATTAGGGTCTTCAACTTTCTTGCTATGGGAtttaaagaaagaaaggaggtgTGGATTGTGAAGAAGTAATAGGACTCAGTCGCATGCAGGCTGCGGCTGAAAAATTAAACAGCATTTTGTTTCATAATTATTGTTATGGAGGATGTGTGCgcttctttttaatttcttcatttgtttTCCTCCTGcgtctacttttatttttaataaataaacaatacaggtggttttcttttgttttgaattttttatcaGCGCAAGATTTTTACTTTTACACTTTGTTTAGATCATTGTTATCTACTGTTTCATAATatgttgtattgtattgtattctATTGTACTTACtgtatggtagatacaatgtttggatAGACTATATTGTTTACTGTTGTTTAATACTCCCcctgtcccattttatgtgacacttttcatttttcgagagtcaaacagTTTAACTTTGATCGGACATTTGcgtatgaaattttcaaattttttgaaataaaatttatatatttgtaaactacttAAAGAgtactataagtcacaataattgataattcaaaatattaaaaagatctATGAAAAACTTACGATCAAATatagacttgtttgaatctcgaaatgtgaaaagtgtcacataaaatgggacgaaGGGAGTAACATTTTTATTGTTCGATTTGATTGTATCGTactttattgtaatttataaatttactaaaatatccttaattattctaggaTATGAGGTTTgactaaaattaaataatataggtaaaagggtaaaatagtaatatgaaatattatgtaaggatataattggaaaaaaaaattaagtaataatGGAAACAcacgaaatttaacaatataatacaatacattttaagtaacaatcaaaacaaatattgtaaGTATGataacgatacaatacaatggTGAACAATGATATAAACAAAGTGTTAAAGATACGatagttttgttttgttttgaatttcttATCTGTTTCAAAAGAATAAcctaattttctttttagtctatttCAATAAGAATAATCCTGTTATGTTTTTTtagcaacactttaactttaattatctacgtggcatgtttaaggccacaatattaaataacattttaatatatttaatataactttaatttagaatcacaagattaaaatatcttctttatttttttaaaattccttCTAAGTCCAATTGagtcattattttttagacaaaagaagtataacttttgtattttatttgggATGGAATTAGTCATTATTGACTCTGGCAAGAATGGAAGTTGCTATTTATTCAACAACTTCATGAAGGTGCAAAACGACATTTCCTCATGGATTAGAGAGAGactacacacaaaaaaaaatttagtggcatttaatttctttttagcGGTAATATTTAATaccataaatatatttattggcatttaattaaatattattagatCAAATATTCTTTAATGATATTTATGTCGAGTGCTGATAAAGACCCTTAGAATTACCACTGAAAGTAATTACTTTTGGCTATTGCCATTAAAGTCACCTTAGAAACAAACATATTTGTGGCTTTTGCTATAGCCAATAGAGATAATAATTATCACTAAATTATTGTAACGCCTTAAAACTGATCATAAATTCATCGTAATTGACATATTTAATCCCTTTTATAacatcacaaataaaatttacaagaGAAATAAGtttgaaagtaataaaaaaaaataccaaattcaaaataatatcattcacttaaaataagattaaaaaatctttattaCATTCACTTTCTTATCTCGTTAAAGATAAAAGAAACTATGAattatcaaaatagaaaaaatatgttcAAACAATGGAGAAAATAAGGCAATAAAGccactgttttttttttccaaatgcAAAATGTGCAGCTTCTTGGATCAGTCTGTCATTCTTTGaacaataaattaatatgaCAATTATATATCTCACTCTCTAGACGAGGTGACTAAAC is part of the Solanum pennellii chromosome 8, SPENNV200 genome and harbors:
- the LOC107028219 gene encoding uncharacterized protein LOC107028219 — encoded protein: MNFLEVVVQVENRGSTAVYLKESFLHALPGRYGLVIRIAPLSTKVIAAHTFFARNKSFGRPSTVEVHINGKFIQRLTPQTFVHFPKIIVDNGFTDGDGSIIRVIHPQRPLELSRLRVFNFLAMGFKERKEVWIVKK